A DNA window from Candidatus Sulfidibacterium hydrothermale contains the following coding sequences:
- the purN gene encoding phosphoribosylglycinamide formyltransferase — MKNLLLFASGNGTNAENIIRYFHLKKTARVVAVFTNNPKAGVIKRATALQVPVEVVSREDFRNPDILIGKIEKWHPDLLVLAGFLWKIPSELILRYPQRIINIHPALLPRFGGKGMYGSHVHEAVLAAGERKSGITIHYVNEKYDDGQIIFQAETEIAPEETPETLAQKIHQLEYNHFPQVVEYVLEGNLSKN; from the coding sequence ATGAAAAACCTTTTACTGTTTGCTTCTGGAAATGGTACTAATGCAGAAAATATTATACGTTACTTTCATTTGAAAAAAACGGCCCGTGTGGTCGCTGTTTTTACTAATAATCCGAAAGCCGGTGTGATCAAACGGGCAACGGCTCTGCAGGTACCTGTGGAAGTTGTTTCGCGGGAGGATTTCCGGAATCCGGATATTTTAATCGGTAAAATTGAAAAATGGCACCCCGATTTATTGGTTTTGGCCGGTTTTTTATGGAAAATCCCGTCGGAGTTAATTCTTCGTTATCCGCAAAGAATCATTAACATTCATCCGGCATTACTTCCCCGCTTTGGTGGAAAAGGAATGTATGGCAGCCATGTGCATGAAGCGGTTCTTGCCGCCGGGGAGAGAAAAAGCGGGATAACCATTCATTATGTCAATGAAAAGTATGATGACGGGCAAATTATTTTTCAGGCCGAAACAGAAATTGCTCCGGAAGAAACACCCGAAACCCTGGCCCAAAAAATTCATCAGTTGGAATATAACCATTTTCCACAGGTTGTTGAGTATGTTTTGGAGGGGAATTTGAGTAAAAATTAA
- a CDS encoding GumC family protein has protein sequence MENFDNLQQQEESIDIKALLFKFSRYWYLFGISIFIAIIVAFLFNKYTNPEYEVDTTVLVNDTKSNLDPSALLGFGLMNNQQNVQNEIGKLSSFTLAYRSVCKLHFEVSYYKKDGLMTQEMYKSSPFDVVFDTTVPQAVGLKYELNFLNKNEYSIEAEGEKIKKYDYAKQKFEKGIIDKVIYKGKFRFGQQVKTPYNSFKIILNKNFDPEEDFDYSYQFVFNDYISLTRRYMGIKIEPINREASILKISLKSTDLQKSVDYLNMLTQQYLDRNLEVKNRIAENTIKFINSQLRVISDSLRAAELNLQRFRSKNEIMDISFQAQQVFQYLSDLQKQKAELLIKSQYYKNLRDYIKKNEANLNNLVAPSAMGIEDPALNALVAQLIELFNKKAEALLYSTDKSPTIVTINSQIISTKRAIIENVSNIIKNSNEAIADIDRQIKKISDKLSTLPVTQRELLNYERKFNLADNIYTFLLEKRSDAQITKASNMPDNEIIDKARADINNIPVFPKKALNYLIALILGIAFPVIYVLGKDYLNDKIVERKDVEKITKFPIIGQLLHSNKETQLVVAHYPKSSVSESFRSLRTNIQYLVQGKMPVVIMVTADMSSAGKTFVSMNLASVYAQYGKKTVLLGFDLRKPKIYQDFKLNNEVGLTSFLIGEKNIDEIIQTSGIIDHLDIIMAGPVPPNPAELIASERNTALFDELRKRYDYILIDTPPIGLVTDAFLLMPYTDVNIYLVRQNFTNKRVFAALIRDIEERGMKMSIVINDISMDGGYGYGYGYGYGYGYGYGKQGSGYYTDDESNKKQGFLHRLIKKA, from the coding sequence TTGGAAAATTTCGATAATTTACAGCAGCAGGAAGAAAGTATAGATATAAAAGCGTTACTTTTCAAATTCTCACGTTATTGGTATCTATTTGGTATTTCTATTTTTATTGCCATTATTGTTGCTTTTTTATTTAATAAATATACCAACCCGGAATATGAAGTGGATACAACGGTGCTGGTAAATGATACCAAATCTAATTTGGATCCTTCTGCTTTACTGGGTTTTGGTTTGATGAATAACCAGCAAAATGTTCAAAATGAAATAGGAAAACTGAGCTCTTTTACGTTGGCTTATCGCTCTGTGTGTAAACTTCATTTTGAAGTTTCTTACTACAAAAAGGATGGTTTAATGACACAAGAAATGTATAAATCATCACCATTTGATGTCGTTTTTGATACCACAGTTCCCCAAGCTGTCGGATTAAAATACGAATTGAATTTTTTAAATAAAAATGAATATTCTATTGAAGCAGAGGGAGAAAAAATTAAAAAATATGATTATGCTAAACAGAAATTTGAAAAAGGCATAATAGATAAAGTAATTTATAAAGGTAAATTTCGTTTTGGACAGCAGGTTAAAACCCCATATAATTCGTTTAAAATAATTTTAAACAAGAATTTTGATCCGGAAGAAGATTTTGATTATAGTTATCAATTTGTTTTTAATGATTATATTTCTCTTACTAGACGATATATGGGGATTAAGATAGAACCGATAAATCGGGAAGCTTCTATTTTGAAGATCTCACTGAAATCAACAGATTTACAAAAATCTGTTGATTATTTGAATATGCTGACCCAACAGTATCTTGACAGAAATCTGGAAGTAAAAAATAGAATTGCAGAGAATACCATTAAATTTATAAATAGTCAATTACGTGTAATTTCTGATTCATTGAGAGCTGCAGAATTAAATCTTCAAAGATTTCGCTCGAAAAATGAAATCATGGATATTTCGTTTCAGGCACAACAGGTTTTTCAGTATTTGAGTGATCTTCAAAAACAAAAAGCAGAATTATTAATCAAGTCTCAGTATTATAAAAATCTGCGTGATTATATTAAGAAAAATGAGGCGAACTTGAACAATTTAGTAGCACCCTCTGCCATGGGGATTGAAGATCCGGCCTTGAATGCTTTGGTGGCCCAGCTGATAGAATTGTTTAATAAAAAAGCAGAAGCACTATTGTATTCAACAGATAAAAGCCCTACTATAGTAACGATTAATAGTCAGATAATCAGTACAAAACGCGCGATCATTGAGAATGTTTCTAATATTATTAAAAATTCTAATGAAGCAATAGCAGATATTGACCGGCAAATAAAGAAGATAAGTGATAAACTTTCTACTTTGCCTGTGACCCAGCGGGAACTTTTAAATTATGAGCGAAAATTTAATCTGGCAGATAATATTTACACTTTTTTGCTGGAAAAACGTTCAGATGCTCAGATTACGAAAGCATCGAATATGCCTGATAATGAAATTATCGATAAAGCTAGAGCTGACATTAATAATATACCGGTTTTCCCAAAAAAAGCATTGAATTATTTGATTGCTTTAATTTTAGGAATAGCTTTTCCTGTAATTTATGTTTTGGGTAAAGATTATCTGAATGACAAGATTGTTGAACGTAAAGATGTAGAGAAAATAACTAAATTTCCAATAATAGGTCAGTTATTGCATAGTAATAAAGAGACGCAGCTGGTTGTTGCTCATTATCCTAAATCCAGTGTTTCTGAATCTTTCCGATCATTACGTACCAATATTCAATATTTGGTTCAGGGGAAAATGCCGGTTGTTATTATGGTTACAGCCGATATGTCTTCTGCCGGGAAAACATTTGTTTCTATGAATTTGGCTAGTGTGTATGCTCAATATGGAAAAAAGACGGTTCTTTTGGGCTTTGATTTACGTAAGCCAAAAATTTACCAAGATTTTAAGTTGAATAATGAAGTTGGTTTGACATCATTCCTGATTGGTGAAAAAAACATCGATGAAATTATCCAAACTTCTGGGATTATAGACCATCTTGATATTATCATGGCAGGTCCTGTTCCTCCTAATCCGGCAGAATTAATTGCATCAGAAAGAAATACAGCCCTTTTTGATGAATTAAGAAAGCGATATGATTATATTTTAATAGATACTCCACCGATAGGGCTGGTTACAGATGCATTTCTTCTCATGCCTTATACTGATGTTAATATTTACCTTGTGCGTCAAAACTTTACCAATAAACGGGTTTTTGCGGCCCTGATTAGAGATATTGAAGAGAGAGGCATGAAGATGAGTATAGTAATTAATGATATTAGTATGGATGGTGGTTATGGCTATGGCTACGGATACGGTTATGGCTATGGTTATGGTTATGGAAAACAGGGAAGTGGCTATTATACAGATGATGAATCAAACAAAAAACAAGGGTTTTTACATCGTTTAATTAAGAAAGCTTAA
- a CDS encoding Gfo/Idh/MocA family protein — translation MSKRFALIGAAGYIAPRHMKAISETGNELVAALDPFDSVGIIDSFFPQADFFTEPERFDRHLDKLRRSSDNKVDYVSVCSPNYLHDAHIRLGLRNDAHVICEKPLVLNPWNLDGLAEIENETGKKVFNILQLRLHSSIIALKKKIEADRSGKIYDIDLTYITSRGKWYFYSWKGNPAKSGGVATNIGIHFFDMLQWIFGDVQQNIVHLNESDKAAGFLQLKNARVRWLLSLDRKDLPSVAVEKGMPTYRSITVNGEEIEFSCGFTQLHTESYKHILAGKGFGIEEARNSIQIVHAIRTQKPVGLTGDYHPFLKKI, via the coding sequence ATGAGTAAAAGATTTGCGCTTATTGGTGCGGCCGGTTATATTGCCCCCCGGCATATGAAAGCCATTTCTGAAACCGGGAATGAGCTGGTAGCAGCACTCGACCCGTTTGACAGCGTGGGAATCATTGATTCTTTTTTCCCTCAGGCTGATTTTTTTACAGAACCTGAACGTTTCGATCGCCATTTGGATAAACTCAGGAGATCTTCTGACAATAAAGTAGATTATGTAAGTGTTTGTTCGCCGAATTATTTACATGATGCCCACATTCGTCTTGGATTGCGTAATGATGCCCATGTTATTTGTGAAAAACCGTTGGTGTTAAATCCGTGGAATCTGGACGGACTGGCGGAAATTGAAAATGAAACCGGGAAAAAAGTCTTTAATATTTTGCAACTGCGGTTGCATTCTTCCATTATTGCGTTGAAAAAGAAAATTGAAGCCGATCGTTCCGGTAAAATATATGATATTGATTTGACCTACATTACTTCCCGCGGGAAATGGTATTTTTATTCCTGGAAAGGGAATCCTGCTAAATCAGGAGGAGTGGCTACCAATATCGGTATTCATTTTTTTGATATGTTGCAATGGATTTTTGGCGACGTGCAGCAAAATATTGTGCACCTGAATGAATCAGACAAAGCCGCAGGTTTTTTACAATTGAAAAATGCCCGAGTCCGTTGGCTTTTGAGCCTTGACCGGAAAGACTTACCCTCTGTTGCGGTAGAAAAAGGAATGCCTACCTACCGTTCTATCACGGTCAACGGAGAAGAAATAGAATTTAGCTGTGGGTTTACCCAGTTGCATACGGAGAGTTACAAACATATTTTAGCCGGAAAAGGATTTGGTATCGAGGAGGCACGAAACAGTATTCAGATTGTTCATGCCATCCGGACACAAAAACCGGTAGGTCTTACTGGTGATTATCATCCTTTTTTGAAAAAAATATAA
- a CDS encoding threonine aldolase family protein, which yields MNKINKSFASDNWSGVCPEVVEALLHANTGHVEAYGEENDFYTNKAVEKFKELLGENIRVFFVYNGTAANVLGISHVLRPHQAVVAAKSAHLNEDECGAIERFGSVKILEIETENGKITAEQIQPFLHSFGFQHHVQPRVISISEVTEKGTVYRPEEIKSLADFAHQHNMLLHVDGARIANAAVSLGVGFKELIADAGVDVLSFGGTKNGLMFGEAVVFFNEELANDFQYTRKQGMQLHSKMRFISVQFERYLTDELWKKNAERANRMARLLAERLRQFSAVQITRSTDANGVFAIIPESVIPELQKHYFFHIWDETTGEVRLMCSWDTEPEDIDAFTSVLAHLLPE from the coding sequence ATGAATAAAATAAATAAATCTTTTGCCAGTGATAACTGGTCTGGCGTTTGTCCTGAAGTTGTGGAAGCCCTGCTTCATGCCAATACGGGACATGTGGAAGCTTATGGTGAGGAAAATGATTTTTATACAAATAAAGCCGTAGAAAAATTTAAAGAACTGTTAGGTGAAAATATCCGGGTGTTTTTTGTTTATAATGGTACAGCTGCTAATGTTTTGGGAATTAGTCATGTGTTAAGGCCCCATCAGGCTGTGGTAGCGGCCAAAAGTGCTCATCTTAATGAAGATGAATGCGGAGCCATTGAAAGATTCGGTAGTGTTAAGATTTTGGAAATTGAAACGGAAAACGGAAAAATTACCGCAGAACAAATACAGCCTTTTTTGCACAGTTTCGGTTTTCAGCATCATGTTCAGCCTCGGGTAATTTCCATTTCCGAAGTTACCGAAAAAGGAACGGTATATCGTCCGGAAGAAATAAAATCGTTAGCTGATTTTGCTCATCAGCACAACATGCTGTTGCATGTAGATGGTGCACGTATTGCCAACGCTGCTGTTTCGCTTGGTGTTGGTTTTAAAGAGCTGATTGCAGATGCCGGTGTGGATGTGCTGTCGTTTGGGGGAACCAAAAACGGATTAATGTTTGGCGAAGCTGTTGTATTTTTTAATGAAGAACTGGCCAATGATTTTCAATATACACGTAAACAAGGAATGCAACTTCATTCGAAAATGCGATTCATTTCGGTCCAGTTTGAACGTTATCTGACGGATGAACTATGGAAAAAGAATGCGGAAAGGGCCAACCGTATGGCTCGTTTACTGGCAGAGAGGTTGCGTCAATTTTCAGCGGTGCAGATTACCCGCAGTACGGATGCCAACGGGGTATTTGCGATTATCCCGGAGTCGGTTATTCCGGAGTTGCAGAAACATTATTTCTTTCATATTTGGGATGAAACTACTGGCGAAGTGCGCCTGATGTGTTCGTGGGATACCGAACCGGAAGATATTGATGCGTTTACGTCGGTGTTGGCGCATCTTCTTCCGGAATAG
- a CDS encoding IPExxxVDY family protein: MAKKQFIESNFFEGYRLIGIVCGLPDFRLSHFINREIGLALKKHQNFSLSEDQKPVFSWYFYHQEEQHRQFFLIQNKNKAELLLPSLNNFDYLLLTYGNFSDATIEELLQQLRRIPYITAAYEQDLAALKQGDLLIARNEQHTTADSVY, translated from the coding sequence ATGGCCAAAAAACAATTTATAGAAAGTAATTTTTTTGAAGGATACCGCCTGATCGGGATTGTATGCGGCTTGCCTGATTTCCGGCTCTCGCATTTTATCAATCGCGAAATCGGACTTGCTTTAAAAAAACACCAGAATTTTTCACTTTCAGAAGATCAAAAGCCTGTTTTTTCATGGTATTTTTATCACCAGGAAGAACAGCACCGGCAATTCTTTCTGATACAAAACAAAAACAAAGCAGAACTATTGTTGCCTTCGCTGAACAACTTCGATTACCTTCTTTTAACGTACGGAAACTTTTCGGATGCAACCATTGAAGAATTGCTCCAGCAATTAAGGCGTATCCCTTACATTACGGCTGCATACGAACAAGATCTGGCCGCCTTAAAACAAGGAGATTTACTGATTGCCCGGAATGAACAACATACAACGGCGGATTCCGTTTATTAA
- the rnc gene encoding ribonuclease III, producing MSVRNFLQFHFSSHRKMRQSIKNIFGFYPGNIFLYKQAFRHKSASLEHKSGLRINNERLEYLGDAVLSLVVADYLFKRFPFESEGFLTDMRSKIVSRASLNKLSEKLGLKSFMHFSNTDVRQMKSAGGDAFEAFIGALYLDRGYRFTKKIIFKRILDIHFDLDQLEHAEISYKSKMIEWAQKTKTNLDFKVIEEQTIQHRKQFKVGVFVQNKLLAEALDYTIKGAENLAAEKAWKILAETE from the coding sequence TTGTCGGTTAGAAATTTCCTGCAATTTCATTTTTCTTCCCACCGGAAGATGCGGCAATCCATTAAAAATATTTTCGGATTCTATCCCGGAAATATTTTTTTGTATAAACAGGCCTTCCGACACAAATCAGCCAGCCTGGAACACAAAAGCGGATTACGCATTAACAACGAACGGCTTGAATACCTGGGTGATGCGGTACTCAGCCTTGTAGTAGCCGACTATCTTTTTAAACGGTTTCCTTTCGAAAGCGAAGGGTTTCTTACCGATATGCGCTCAAAAATTGTGAGCCGGGCTTCCCTGAATAAATTATCCGAAAAACTGGGGCTAAAAAGCTTTATGCATTTTTCCAATACCGATGTACGCCAAATGAAATCAGCCGGTGGCGATGCTTTTGAAGCTTTTATCGGAGCACTTTATCTTGACCGGGGATACCGGTTTACTAAAAAAATTATTTTTAAGCGTATTCTGGATATTCATTTTGATTTGGACCAGCTCGAACATGCCGAAATCAGCTACAAAAGCAAAATGATTGAATGGGCACAAAAAACAAAAACCAACCTGGATTTTAAGGTAATCGAAGAACAAACCATTCAACACCGGAAACAATTTAAAGTCGGTGTTTTTGTGCAGAACAAACTTCTTGCCGAAGCACTCGACTATACCATTAAAGGCGCCGAAAACCTGGCTGCCGAGAAGGCCTGGAAAATTCTGGCAGAAACAGAATAA
- the fabF gene encoding beta-ketoacyl-ACP synthase II — translation MQLKRVVVTGIGAITPVGNTAKAFWESLLLGKSGATPITHFDASKFKTQFACEVKDFDPKQFFDRKEARKYDRYAQFGMVAATEAVEDAGLMGDDLDKNRIGVIWASGIGGIQSFHNEVKNFVTGDGTPRYNPFFIPKMIADIAAGHISIKFGFRGPNFATVSACASSANALADAFNYIRLGKADAFVAGGSESAITQDGVGGFNAMHAISTRNDDPATASRPFDKDRDGFVIGEGGGGLVFEELEHALRRGAHIYAEVAGSGLSGDAYHMTAPHPEGLGAYLCMKDALQDSGLELKDIDHINTHGTSTPVGDVVEPKAIIDLFGDHAYKININSTKSMTGHLLGGAGAIEAIATLLAVKHDIVPPTINHFTDDPQIDNKLNFTFGNKAVEREVKAALSNTFGFGGHNASIIFKKFKK, via the coding sequence ATGCAGTTGAAGCGAGTTGTTGTTACAGGTATTGGCGCAATTACTCCCGTCGGAAATACTGCAAAAGCGTTTTGGGAATCGTTACTGCTGGGTAAAAGCGGTGCGACTCCCATTACGCATTTTGATGCATCAAAATTTAAAACGCAGTTTGCCTGCGAAGTAAAAGATTTTGATCCCAAACAGTTTTTCGACCGTAAAGAAGCACGCAAATACGACCGTTATGCCCAATTCGGCATGGTTGCTGCCACCGAAGCAGTGGAAGATGCCGGGTTAATGGGTGACGATCTGGACAAAAACCGTATCGGAGTAATCTGGGCATCGGGTATCGGCGGCATTCAAAGTTTCCATAACGAAGTAAAAAACTTTGTTACCGGTGACGGTACTCCCCGCTACAACCCGTTTTTTATCCCCAAAATGATTGCTGACATTGCTGCAGGTCATATCTCCATTAAATTTGGCTTCCGGGGACCGAATTTTGCTACAGTTTCTGCTTGTGCTTCATCAGCAAATGCCTTGGCAGATGCATTTAATTACATCCGCCTTGGAAAAGCAGACGCCTTTGTAGCGGGCGGTTCCGAATCGGCCATTACCCAGGACGGAGTAGGTGGTTTTAATGCCATGCATGCCATCTCAACCCGTAACGATGACCCAGCTACTGCATCCCGACCTTTTGATAAAGACCGTGATGGTTTTGTTATTGGCGAAGGCGGCGGCGGACTGGTATTTGAAGAATTAGAACATGCTTTGCGCCGCGGCGCACATATTTATGCCGAAGTAGCCGGTTCCGGACTCTCAGGCGACGCTTATCACATGACAGCCCCCCATCCGGAAGGTTTGGGAGCTTATCTTTGCATGAAAGATGCGCTGCAGGATTCAGGATTAGAGCTGAAAGATATCGATCATATCAATACGCATGGCACATCCACTCCGGTAGGCGATGTGGTAGAACCCAAAGCCATTATCGATCTCTTTGGAGACCATGCCTACAAGATCAACATTAACTCCACCAAATCCATGACCGGGCACCTTTTGGGTGGAGCCGGTGCCATTGAAGCCATTGCTACCCTGCTTGCTGTAAAACACGACATTGTTCCGCCTACCATTAACCATTTTACAGATGACCCGCAAATTGACAACAAGCTGAATTTTACTTTTGGCAATAAAGCCGTTGAAAGAGAAGTAAAAGCAGCTTTGAGCAATACCTTTGGTTTTGGTGGACACAATGCATCCATCATTTTTAAAAAATTTAAAAAGTAA
- a CDS encoding acyl carrier protein, whose amino-acid sequence MSDVRSKVVSIIVDKLGVEESEVTNEASFTNDLGADSLDTVELIMEFEKEFNLSIPDEEAEKIETVGDAVKYIEDHL is encoded by the coding sequence ATGTCAGACGTACGTTCAAAAGTTGTTAGCATTATTGTTGACAAATTAGGAGTAGAAGAGAGTGAAGTTACCAACGAAGCCAGCTTCACCAACGACTTGGGAGCTGATTCTCTTGACACGGTAGAATTAATTATGGAATTTGAAAAAGAATTCAACCTTTCTATTCCTGACGAAGAAGCAGAAAAGATTGAAACAGTGGGTGATGCTGTTAAATACATCGAAGATCACCTCTAA
- the rlmN gene encoding 23S rRNA (adenine(2503)-C(2))-methyltransferase RlmN — translation MTKEPLFGKTLSRLEEIVREEGAPKFVARQIADWLYKKEITSISEMTNLSKKLRAALEEKYVLGLQPPVSVQESADGTKKYLFKAGTHGFIESAYIPEKKRATLCVSSQVGCKMGCLFCMTGKQGFQANLTAGEILNQLRSLPEKEKVTNLVYMGMGEPMDNLDAVMQSLEILTAEWGFARSPRKITVSTIGIVPAMRHFLENSTCHLAVSLHTPFEEERNRIMPVNHKYPVEAILSELKKHAFDRQRRVSFEYIVFGGFNDTPRHVKELARLLNGIKCRINLIRFHPVPDTPLKGTDETRLQQFKEALNAKGIVTTIRASRGQDIDAACGLLSTKEIQRKIKTVSLKNIKE, via the coding sequence ATGACCAAAGAGCCGCTTTTTGGGAAAACACTTTCCCGGCTTGAAGAGATTGTCCGGGAAGAGGGTGCTCCGAAATTTGTAGCCCGGCAGATAGCTGACTGGCTTTACAAAAAAGAAATTACCTCCATTTCCGAGATGACGAATTTGTCTAAAAAATTGCGGGCTGCTTTGGAAGAAAAATATGTTTTGGGATTGCAGCCTCCGGTGAGTGTTCAGGAGTCGGCAGATGGCACAAAAAAATATCTTTTTAAAGCCGGAACACATGGCTTTATTGAATCAGCGTACATTCCGGAGAAAAAACGGGCGACCCTGTGTGTTTCTTCGCAGGTGGGATGTAAAATGGGGTGTTTGTTTTGCATGACCGGGAAACAAGGATTTCAGGCTAATCTGACGGCCGGTGAAATTCTAAATCAGTTGCGCAGCTTGCCCGAAAAAGAAAAGGTGACCAATCTGGTTTATATGGGGATGGGTGAGCCCATGGATAACCTGGATGCGGTGATGCAAAGCCTTGAAATACTGACCGCCGAATGGGGATTTGCCCGAAGCCCGCGAAAAATTACGGTCAGTACCATTGGTATTGTTCCGGCGATGCGTCATTTTTTAGAAAATAGCACCTGTCATCTTGCCGTAAGTTTGCATACCCCGTTTGAAGAGGAACGCAACCGTATTATGCCGGTGAATCATAAATATCCTGTGGAAGCGATTCTTTCCGAATTAAAAAAACATGCTTTTGACAGGCAACGCCGTGTTTCGTTTGAATACATTGTTTTTGGAGGGTTTAATGATACACCGCGTCATGTAAAAGAGCTGGCCCGATTGCTAAATGGAATCAAATGCCGGATTAACCTTATCCGTTTTCATCCTGTTCCGGATACCCCGTTAAAAGGAACGGATGAAACACGATTACAACAATTTAAAGAAGCATTAAATGCAAAAGGAATTGTTACGACAATCCGGGCTTCGCGCGGACAGGATATTGATGCTGCCTGTGGGTTGCTGAGTACCAAAGAAATTCAACGGAAAATCAAGACGGTTTCATTAAAAAATATAAAGGAATGA
- a CDS encoding polysaccharide biosynthesis/export family protein: protein MKKHTFSYFKFFFWIVLVSIFLTSCVPQKKILYMQVKNEADTMSSFKNQRKINYRIQPGDNLYIRVVSMDEKTNLFLNSMGGGQYSQNITSDASVYLNSYMVSTKGTIQFPLTGEVYVKNLTVAQVKDTIQKKLENYLKESVVIVKLVNFNITLLGEVKRPGQYKIYQNNINLFEAVSMAGDLSDFAKRSDVTIIRQTKNGSKVIHVDMTKKDILSSPYFYLKPNDIVYVPPLKGKQFSFATFPYGVVFSALSTALLLISFFKN from the coding sequence ATGAAAAAACATACCTTTAGTTATTTTAAGTTTTTTTTCTGGATTGTCTTGGTAAGTATCTTTTTAACATCATGTGTCCCGCAAAAAAAAATCCTTTATATGCAGGTAAAGAATGAAGCGGATACTATGTCATCTTTCAAAAATCAGCGGAAGATTAATTATCGGATACAGCCGGGAGATAATTTGTATATTCGTGTAGTAAGCATGGATGAAAAAACCAACCTTTTTTTAAATTCTATGGGAGGGGGGCAATATTCTCAAAATATAACATCAGATGCGTCTGTTTACCTGAATAGTTACATGGTTTCTACGAAAGGAACCATTCAGTTTCCATTGACAGGAGAAGTATATGTAAAAAACCTTACGGTTGCGCAGGTGAAAGATACTATCCAGAAAAAACTGGAAAATTACCTAAAGGAATCGGTAGTTATTGTTAAACTGGTTAATTTTAATATTACGTTGTTGGGGGAAGTGAAAAGACCAGGGCAGTATAAAATTTATCAAAACAATATCAATCTTTTTGAAGCAGTTTCGATGGCAGGTGATTTATCTGATTTTGCCAAACGAAGTGATGTGACCATTATTCGGCAGACTAAGAACGGATCAAAGGTAATTCATGTTGATATGACAAAAAAAGACATATTATCTTCACCTTACTTTTATTTAAAGCCCAATGATATTGTGTATGTGCCGCCGCTTAAGGGAAAACAGTTTTCCTTTGCAACCTTTCCTTATGGCGTAGTTTTTAGTGCTCTTTCTACCGCATTGTTACTGATCAGTTTCTTTAAAAATTAA
- a CDS encoding YkvA family protein, whose translation MEHLEDYSQHYDEQRFLQKLKSTAAKLGKEVVLRILILYYLLTSGKVPLKTRFLIVAALGYFVLPTDMVADFIPVLGFSDDIAFLTYAFNQASKYADESIKEKARKKLNSLTKSHQNEQGKKPSIPEEDAPTPT comes from the coding sequence ATGGAACACCTTGAAGATTACAGCCAGCACTACGATGAGCAACGTTTTCTGCAAAAGCTGAAAAGTACGGCAGCCAAACTGGGAAAAGAAGTCGTTCTTCGGATATTGATTTTGTATTATTTACTGACTTCAGGAAAAGTTCCCCTGAAAACCCGGTTTTTAATTGTCGCTGCGCTGGGATATTTTGTCCTGCCGACCGATATGGTTGCTGATTTTATCCCGGTTCTGGGATTCAGCGATGACATTGCTTTTTTGACTTACGCTTTTAACCAGGCATCAAAATATGCTGATGAAAGCATTAAAGAAAAAGCCCGGAAAAAATTAAACAGCCTGACAAAATCTCATCAAAACGAACAGGGGAAAAAACCGTCTATTCCGGAAGAAGATGCGCCAACACCGACGTAA